The following coding sequences are from one Lysinibacillus sp. FSL W8-0992 window:
- a CDS encoding amidase domain-containing protein, with amino-acid sequence MAKMYNRQAAVQYANLWWNRRNPAFPNFDVDCTNFISQCLLAGGAPMRGAPNRERGWWIQQGNWSFSWSVSHSLRWYLEGSKTGLKATRVQSAEELELGDIIFYDFQGDGRIDHSVIVTSIQNGVPYVNAHTSDSINRPYLYQDSTAYTPNMTYYFYHIDDSFA; translated from the coding sequence GTGGCCAAAATGTATAACAGACAGGCTGCTGTTCAATATGCGAATTTATGGTGGAATAGACGCAATCCAGCATTTCCAAATTTTGATGTCGATTGTACGAATTTTATTTCGCAATGTTTACTTGCTGGAGGGGCACCGATGAGAGGGGCGCCAAATAGAGAACGGGGTTGGTGGATTCAGCAAGGCAACTGGAGTTTTAGCTGGTCTGTCTCACATTCTCTTAGATGGTATTTAGAAGGCTCAAAAACTGGTTTGAAGGCTACACGTGTGCAATCTGCAGAAGAGTTAGAGCTTGGGGACATCATATTTTACGACTTTCAAGGAGACGGCAGAATCGATCATTCTGTTATTGTCACGAGTATACAAAATGGAGTTCCTTATGTGAATGCACATACTTCCGATAGTATTAACAGGCCATATCTTTATCAGGATTCTACGGCGTATACCCCTAATATGACCTATTACTTCTACCATATAGATGATAGTTTTGCTTAG
- a CDS encoding DUF2804 domain-containing protein, with protein sequence MKQHAEKEILQPTHLCDKKGNLNPAAIGFARKPLINSNLSGHIMRKKKWNYWCVYGDEILFSATISHLDYAAVCFVYFLEYETQRYFEKTITVPLGGKLKMPTHVLESVSFSNSEMSIDMTYIQNETHLSVSIPTFDGDALSANLIIQHPPADESLNVVIPWNRRTFQFTGKHHILPTSGDVTIGNRHFTFTPEESFAVLDYGRGVWPREATWNWGMASQRVRGRRIGLNLGGKWTDGTGMTENAVFVDGKMTKIHEDLLFDYDREDYMQRWKVKTKFTNQVSLTFSPFFERIAATNAKLVKSEVHQMFGYYDGTVLLDNGETLVIKQMLGCIEEHQAKW encoded by the coding sequence GTGAAGCAGCATGCTGAGAAAGAAATCTTACAGCCTACTCATTTATGCGATAAAAAAGGTAATTTAAATCCAGCTGCTATTGGATTTGCACGAAAACCTCTCATAAATAGCAATTTAAGTGGTCATATTATGCGTAAAAAGAAATGGAATTATTGGTGTGTCTATGGTGATGAGATTTTATTCTCCGCAACTATTAGTCATCTCGATTACGCAGCAGTCTGCTTCGTGTATTTCCTTGAATATGAAACTCAGCGCTATTTTGAAAAGACAATAACAGTTCCACTTGGTGGCAAGCTTAAAATGCCGACACACGTGCTTGAATCCGTATCTTTCAGTAATAGTGAAATGTCGATTGATATGACCTATATTCAAAACGAAACACATTTATCTGTTTCAATCCCTACATTTGATGGCGATGCCCTAAGTGCGAATTTAATTATTCAGCATCCACCTGCGGATGAATCGTTAAATGTCGTCATTCCATGGAATCGTAGAACATTCCAATTTACAGGGAAGCATCATATACTCCCTACATCAGGAGATGTGACTATCGGTAATCGTCACTTTACATTTACTCCCGAGGAAAGTTTTGCTGTACTTGATTACGGGCGGGGTGTTTGGCCTCGAGAAGCCACATGGAATTGGGGAATGGCATCTCAGCGAGTTCGTGGCAGACGCATTGGACTCAACTTAGGTGGTAAATGGACTGATGGTACTGGAATGACTGAAAATGCGGTTTTTGTAGATGGAAAAATGACAAAAATACATGAGGACTTACTATTCGATTATGATCGTGAGGACTATATGCAACGCTGGAAAGTGAAGACGAAATTCACAAATCAAGTCTCTCTAACGTTTTCCCCATTTTTTGAACGTATTGCCGCAACAAATGCAAAACTCGTCAAATCGGAAGTCCACCAGATGTTTGGCTATTATGACGGTACTGTTCTATTAGATAATGGTGAGACACTCGTTATTAAGCAAATGCTTGGTTGTATCGAGGAACATCAAGCAAAATGGTAA